The Bacteroidales bacterium genome has a window encoding:
- a CDS encoding DUF4153 domain-containing protein, with the protein MKLPSINYLISNSKESFLRFPLTIISSLVAVCIAIYMIEYKDNIENMFPYINLLLTAALGIPLYFCSTIFINRINLNKNLKIVSMIGATCLLIVIYFTLPDSNVTHNTSVPYIRYGIYNIIIHLLVSFIPYIHNKQLNGFWNYNKILFIRLLTSVLYSGFLYLGLVLALVALKILFNIDIQDELFFEVFIVIIGFFNTWFFVTGIPKQLDELENIKTYPKGLKIFSQFVLLPLLILYLIILYGYGTKILIQWDWPKGIVSYLISCVSVLGIFTFLLIHPYKFLKENSWIKNFSKIYYFILFPLIIILFIAIGMRIDDYGVTINRYVIVLLGIWLTIICFYFSIGKTNIKFIPKSLAIILLLMIFGPWGMFSVSENSQTNRLINILEKNSILTDSKINNEVFWNIDSLPNFYSQKENINENLLDDSTHNEIKSILDYLDDYHGFSNIRPLFKQNIDSLINASIKSDKQLNEARIYMKTLGLKYQHYYSSSESNYFTYSSTNNKVISINNYDYLVNFNHYSYDRKNAISSFTIDSIKYTIEYIPEINNGFMLISVHDTINFKFNSLINKLENEYGNNNEPNIQKNKMTLNESSSIFDLKVEIDSINIHNVNDSLKIKSIEGGLFFRKKK; encoded by the coding sequence ATGAAATTACCATCTATTAATTATCTGATTTCTAATTCAAAGGAATCTTTTTTAAGATTTCCTCTGACTATTATTTCATCATTAGTTGCTGTATGTATTGCGATTTACATGATAGAATATAAGGATAACATCGAAAACATGTTCCCTTACATAAACCTGTTATTAACAGCAGCATTAGGTATCCCTTTATATTTTTGTTCTACAATTTTTATAAATAGAATAAATCTCAATAAAAATTTAAAGATAGTAAGCATGATAGGTGCAACATGTTTATTAATTGTAATATACTTTACACTTCCTGACTCTAATGTTACACATAACACTTCCGTACCATATATAAGGTATGGAATCTACAATATAATAATTCATTTATTGGTATCATTTATCCCTTATATACATAATAAACAACTTAATGGATTTTGGAATTATAATAAAATTCTATTTATTCGTTTATTGACTTCTGTTCTTTATTCCGGTTTTTTATACCTTGGCTTAGTTTTAGCCTTAGTGGCATTAAAAATCCTATTCAACATAGATATTCAAGATGAGCTGTTTTTTGAGGTTTTTATTGTAATAATTGGATTTTTTAATACTTGGTTCTTTGTTACAGGTATTCCAAAACAGTTAGACGAACTTGAAAATATTAAAACCTATCCTAAAGGACTTAAAATATTTTCGCAATTCGTTTTACTCCCGTTGTTAATCCTTTATCTTATTATCCTTTATGGATATGGAACAAAAATTTTAATACAATGGGATTGGCCAAAGGGAATTGTATCATATCTAATTTCATGTGTTTCTGTATTAGGTATTTTTACATTTCTTTTAATTCATCCTTATAAATTCTTAAAAGAGAATTCATGGATTAAAAATTTCTCTAAAATTTACTATTTTATCTTATTTCCCTTAATTATTATTTTATTCATCGCAATAGGGATGAGAATAGATGATTATGGCGTAACAATCAATCGATATGTAATAGTTCTTCTCGGTATTTGGTTAACAATAATTTGTTTTTACTTCTCTATCGGTAAAACTAACATCAAATTTATTCCTAAATCATTAGCTATAATACTTTTATTAATGATATTTGGACCATGGGGCATGTTTTCAGTAAGTGAGAATAGTCAGACAAATAGATTAATTAATATTTTAGAAAAAAACTCTATTTTAACTGATAGTAAAATAAATAACGAAGTATTTTGGAATATTGATAGCTTGCCAAATTTTTATTCTCAAAAAGAAAATATTAATGAAAATTTATTAGACGACTCAACACATAATGAAATTAAATCGATTCTGGATTATCTTGATGATTACCATGGCTTTTCTAATATTAGACCTTTATTTAAACAAAATATCGATTCATTAATAAATGCATCAATAAAAAGCGATAAACAGCTAAATGAAGCCAGAATATACATGAAAACACTCGGTCTAAAATATCAACACTATTACTCTTCTTCAGAATCAAATTATTTTACCTACTCTTCAACAAATAATAAAGTTATATCAATAAATAACTATGATTATTTAGTAAATTTCAATCACTATAGCTATGATCGAAAAAACGCAATAAGCTCATTCACAATAGATAGTATAAAATATACGATAGAATATATCCCTGAAATAAATAACGGGTTTATGCTAATATCTGTTCATGATACTATCAATTTTAAATTTAATTCACTTATAAATAAATTGGAAAATGAATATGGGAATAATAATGAGCCAAATATTCAAAAAAATAAAATGACACTAAACGAATCTTCTTCAATTTTTGATTTAAAAGTTGAAATCGATTCAATTAATATCCATAATGTTAATGATTCTTTAAAAATAAAATCTATTGAAGGAGGTTTATTTTTTAGAAAGAAAAAATAA
- a CDS encoding GxxExxY protein produces the protein MIGKKIVDAAYTVHKNLGPGLLEKVYEVCFCHELAKRKLHYQRQVDIPIVYDDLLFNEGLRLDVFVENEIICELKALEIVNPVWEAQILSHLKLTNKRLGFLINFNVANIGRGIKRFAL, from the coding sequence ATGATTGGAAAGAAAATTGTTGATGCTGCCTATACTGTCCACAAGAATTTGGGGCCGGGTTTGCTTGAAAAAGTCTATGAAGTATGTTTTTGCCATGAATTGGCAAAAAGAAAATTGCATTATCAGCGGCAGGTTGATATTCCTATTGTCTATGACGACCTGCTATTTAATGAAGGGTTAAGGTTAGACGTTTTCGTAGAAAATGAAATAATATGTGAGTTAAAAGCCTTAGAGATTGTTAATCCCGTTTGGGAAGCGCAAATTTTAAGTCATTTGAAATTAACAAATAAACGATTAGGTTTTCTTATTAATTTTAATGTTGCAAATATTGGTCGGGGTATTAAACGCTTCGCACTATAA
- a CDS encoding type II toxin-antitoxin system RelE/ParE family toxin, with the protein MNIHYSPRAFKEYITLLEYTEKEWSYKQAEKLDKQISDILVKISKHSTMFRTSKKQTKLHCCPLLKHTIIYYRIKKNYIEVVSFRGGRMNPKTLNL; encoded by the coding sequence ATGAATATACATTATTCACCTCGTGCTTTCAAGGAATATATTACTTTATTAGAATATACAGAAAAGGAATGGAGTTATAAACAGGCAGAAAAATTAGATAAACAAATATCTGATATACTTGTAAAAATATCCAAACATTCTACTATGTTCAGGACAAGCAAAAAACAAACAAAACTTCATTGTTGTCCTTTATTAAAACATACCATTATTTATTATCGTATTAAAAAGAATTATATAGAAGTCGTTAGTTTTAGAGGTGGTCGCATGAATCCGAAAACATTAAATTTGTAA
- a CDS encoding FtsX-like permease family protein: MNFPFYIAKRYLFSKKSKNIINIISGVSIMGVAVGTMALVVVLSVFNGFEDLIKSLFNSFDPDIKITIKEGKTFTADNEYFNKIKNLDGLAFYTEVVEENTLLKYGDRYHPAIIKGVSDNFVMMTGIDSMLVEGKFILEQKDINYAVIGQGVAFFLGVRLNFVEPIQIYIPKRTKNVSLNPENAISRKYVFPSGIFSIQQDFDSKFIIVPINLARELLNYTNEVSAVEIKIKEPENVDILQSQIKQILGNDFNVKNRYEQHELLYKVMKSEKWAIYLILTFILIIAAFNIIGSLTMLIIDKQEDMEILKSMGANFNTIRKIFLLEGWMISFIGAIVGIIIGVIICWIQKEFGLVPLDTSGSFIISDYPVEMKVFDFVLVFITVVGIGFIAAWYPVRYITRKFVQLY, from the coding sequence ATGAATTTCCCCTTTTACATAGCAAAGAGATATTTATTCTCAAAAAAATCAAAAAATATAATTAATATTATTTCCGGAGTTTCTATAATGGGAGTGGCTGTCGGCACAATGGCTCTTGTTGTGGTTCTTTCGGTATTTAATGGTTTTGAAGATCTTATTAAATCATTGTTCAATTCATTTGACCCCGATATTAAAATAACTATAAAAGAGGGAAAAACCTTTACTGCTGATAATGAATATTTTAATAAGATAAAAAATCTTGATGGTTTAGCTTTTTATACCGAAGTTGTTGAGGAAAATACTCTTTTAAAATATGGCGACAGATACCATCCTGCGATTATCAAGGGTGTAAGCGACAACTTTGTTATGATGACCGGAATTGACAGTATGCTTGTTGAAGGTAAGTTTATTCTTGAACAAAAAGATATTAATTATGCTGTAATAGGACAGGGGGTTGCCTTTTTTCTTGGGGTGAGATTAAATTTTGTTGAGCCGATACAAATATATATTCCCAAAAGAACAAAAAATGTTTCATTAAATCCTGAAAATGCAATAAGCAGAAAATATGTTTTTCCTTCAGGTATTTTTTCAATACAACAGGATTTTGATTCAAAATTCATAATTGTTCCTATTAATCTGGCAAGAGAATTATTAAATTATACAAACGAAGTAAGTGCAGTAGAAATAAAAATTAAAGAACCTGAAAATGTTGATATATTACAAAGTCAGATAAAGCAGATACTTGGTAATGATTTTAATGTTAAAAACAGATATGAACAGCACGAATTGCTTTATAAAGTAATGAAATCGGAAAAATGGGCAATCTATCTGATTTTAACTTTCATACTGATTATTGCTGCATTTAATATTATCGGGTCATTGACTATGTTAATCATTGATAAACAGGAGGATATGGAAATATTAAAAAGTATGGGGGCAAATTTCAATACAATACGTAAAATATTTTTATTAGAAGGCTGGATGATATCTTTTATTGGTGCAATAGTAGGAATAATTATCGGGGTAATAATTTGCTGGATTCAAAAAGAATTTGGTTTAGTTCCTTTAGATACAAGCGGGTCGTTTATTATCAGTGATTATCCTGTTGAAATGAAAGTTTTTGATTTTGTCCTGGTTTTTATTACTGTGGTTGGCATTGGATTTATTGCAGCATGGTATCCGGTGAGATATATAACAAGGAAATTTGTTCAATTGTATTAA
- a CDS encoding SpoIIE family protein phosphatase yields MKNYIFTISFIILFFVDNSVANTNNETGSPFIRNYSTEDFQLQNWAIVQDHRGLMYFGNGSGVLEFDGKYWRVIQVANNSTVRSLAIDSLGIIYVGASGEFGCLAADSSGSLKYVSLSARMDEIDRNFNKIYKIHSTSKGIYFISEKRIFRYYNDTISFIEVNLTNQQRYGFLVNDKIYLVQKDKGLFVIHDNKLCQLPHSNFFLTDYKRYIILPYPDNQLLIGTQNNGFYIYNVDMISHNSEFFSDNINNNISSSIVSKFHTEIDEYIKINNLYSCIKTDNNKFIFGTLSGGIIIIDKNGKLVQVINKNRGLKDKSVLALYIDNNKNLWAGLQDGISQIEISSPITIFDESSGLEGVALSTIIHNDIRYAGTHLGIFYLEDYKLKNENDNKTFALIDNGQTPCQGFISLGNELFASSSSGIIKIENTKTKSLFEHNTPYCFQVSEKFPNTVFMGSAIGLSYIIGKKSLNKIIFNNIIDIPELKYPIIEMISDSIGDIWLTTQFNGIIHLQFFEDNITNYSITRYDTANGLPDQNLNYVHYINNKLIVATIKGIYKAVKIPGITKSGTQYKFIVDTSFGNIFSSGNYSATKISNVIDLKTYIYSEDLGIGFLYKDENDKIIWNQTPFRKISVETIYNFFIEKNRILWICTINGLYRYDLEIKKYYDSGYNALIRKVIVGKDSVIFNGTYFIDTLRKNNHYHFTSTKQALSLIPVLNYSNNSIRFEFATAYFEDGESNQYQYILDGFDKEWSNWSSKTEKDYTNLSEGTYIFKIKAKNIFEKNSNIAEFQFIIKPPWYRTYIAYSGYFILLILLFYIAMRLNSRRLIAQNIRLEKIIKERTSEIKKQRDEISEQKQSITDSIYYARRIQNAILPPKKNISEFLSDHFILYKPRDIVSGDFYWISQKENFIYIAAADCTGHGVPGAFMSMMGVAFLNEIVSKYDKIKANEILNYLRENVKNSLHQTGKKNEAKDGMDIALCAIDKTKYCLQYSGANNPLFIIRNNELIIYKPDKMPIGIHIRDYKPFTNNIINLKKGDLIYIFSDGYIDQFGGKSGKKFMSKNFKELLLNINQKPIKEQLEILDNTIEDWKKDTEQIDDILVIGIRIN; encoded by the coding sequence GTGAAAAATTATATTTTTACAATATCTTTCATAATACTCTTCTTTGTAGATAATTCTGTTGCCAACACAAACAATGAAACAGGTTCTCCATTTATCAGAAATTATTCAACCGAAGATTTTCAACTTCAAAACTGGGCAATAGTACAAGACCATCGCGGGCTTATGTATTTTGGAAATGGCTCGGGTGTTTTAGAATTTGATGGAAAATATTGGAGAGTAATTCAAGTTGCCAATAACTCCACAGTCAGATCGCTTGCTATTGATAGCCTTGGTATAATATATGTAGGAGCTTCAGGCGAATTTGGTTGCCTCGCTGCAGATTCGTCCGGCTCATTAAAATACGTTTCGCTTTCTGCCCGAATGGACGAAATTGACAGAAATTTCAATAAAATATATAAAATCCATTCAACTTCAAAAGGAATTTACTTTATTTCCGAAAAAAGAATATTCAGATATTATAATGATACAATTAGTTTTATCGAAGTCAATCTTACCAACCAACAACGATATGGGTTTTTAGTTAATGATAAAATATATTTAGTTCAAAAAGACAAAGGACTTTTTGTTATTCATGACAATAAATTATGTCAATTACCTCATTCAAATTTCTTTTTAACCGATTATAAAAGATATATAATTTTACCTTACCCTGACAATCAACTACTTATCGGAACTCAAAATAATGGATTTTATATCTATAATGTAGATATGATATCACATAATAGTGAATTTTTTTCCGATAATATTAATAATAATATTTCATCTTCAATTGTCAGTAAATTTCATACGGAAATTGATGAATATATAAAAATTAATAACCTTTATTCATGTATAAAAACAGATAATAACAAGTTTATTTTTGGTACTCTTAGCGGCGGAATAATAATCATTGATAAAAATGGTAAATTAGTTCAGGTAATTAATAAAAACCGTGGATTAAAAGACAAGAGTGTTTTAGCACTTTATATTGATAATAATAAAAACTTATGGGCAGGATTACAAGATGGAATATCACAAATAGAAATAAGTTCACCTATTACAATTTTTGATGAATCTTCAGGGCTTGAAGGTGTTGCACTTTCAACAATAATTCACAATGATATAAGATATGCAGGAACACACCTCGGAATTTTTTACCTTGAAGATTATAAACTAAAAAATGAAAATGATAATAAAACCTTTGCGCTGATTGATAATGGACAAACTCCTTGTCAGGGATTTATTTCACTCGGGAATGAACTTTTTGCATCATCAAGTTCAGGAATTATTAAAATTGAAAATACTAAAACAAAATCTTTATTCGAACATAATACACCATATTGTTTTCAGGTATCTGAAAAATTCCCCAATACTGTATTTATGGGTTCAGCTATCGGTTTAAGTTATATTATCGGTAAAAAATCTTTAAATAAAATAATTTTTAATAATATAATTGATATTCCCGAATTAAAATATCCAATTATTGAAATGATTTCCGATAGTATCGGTGATATTTGGCTTACTACTCAATTTAATGGTATAATTCACCTTCAATTTTTTGAAGATAATATTACAAATTATTCAATAACTCGTTATGATACTGCAAACGGCTTGCCAGACCAAAACCTTAATTATGTTCACTATATCAATAATAAATTAATTGTTGCAACAATAAAAGGAATTTATAAAGCTGTTAAAATCCCCGGAATTACAAAAAGTGGAACTCAATACAAATTTATTGTCGATACAAGTTTTGGTAATATCTTTTCTTCGGGTAATTATAGTGCAACAAAAATTTCTAATGTTATTGATTTAAAAACATATATCTATTCCGAAGATCTTGGAATTGGGTTTTTATATAAAGATGAAAATGATAAAATAATTTGGAATCAAACACCATTCAGAAAAATTTCTGTAGAAACAATTTATAATTTTTTTATTGAAAAAAACCGTATTTTATGGATATGCACAATTAATGGATTATACAGGTACGATTTAGAAATTAAAAAATATTATGATTCGGGATATAATGCTTTAATACGAAAAGTAATAGTTGGAAAAGATTCAGTAATATTTAACGGAACATATTTTATTGATACTCTCAGGAAAAATAATCATTACCATTTTACATCAACAAAACAAGCTTTATCTTTAATTCCTGTATTAAATTATAGTAATAATTCAATCCGATTTGAATTTGCAACTGCCTATTTTGAAGATGGGGAATCAAATCAATATCAATATATTTTAGATGGATTTGACAAGGAATGGAGCAATTGGTCATCTAAAACAGAAAAAGATTATACTAATCTTTCAGAAGGCACATATATTTTTAAAATTAAAGCCAAAAATATATTTGAAAAAAACAGTAATATTGCTGAATTTCAGTTCATTATTAAACCCCCATGGTATAGAACTTATATTGCTTATTCCGGTTACTTTATTTTACTTATTTTACTTTTTTATATCGCTATGCGACTAAATTCACGGCGACTTATTGCACAAAATATAAGATTGGAAAAAATTATAAAAGAAAGAACAAGCGAAATTAAAAAACAAAGGGATGAAATATCAGAACAAAAACAAAGTATTACTGATAGTATATACTATGCAAGGCGTATTCAAAATGCAATATTACCCCCAAAGAAAAATATTTCAGAATTTTTATCCGATCATTTTATACTTTATAAACCAAGAGATATTGTAAGTGGCGATTTTTACTGGATAAGCCAAAAAGAAAACTTTATATATATTGCTGCTGCTGACTGCACAGGACACGGTGTCCCCGGTGCTTTTATGAGCATGATGGGTGTTGCTTTTTTAAACGAAATAGTTAGTAAATACGACAAGATTAAAGCAAATGAAATTCTTAATTATCTTAGAGAAAATGTGAAAAACTCCTTACATCAAACAGGAAAGAAAAACGAAGCTAAAGACGGAATGGATATTGCTCTTTGTGCAATTGATAAAACCAAATACTGCTTGCAATATTCAGGAGCAAACAACCCGCTTTTTATTATAAGAAATAATGAACTTATTATTTACAAACCAGACAAAATGCCGATAGGGATTCATATTAGAGACTATAAGCCTTTTACTAATAATATCATAAATTTGAAAAAAGGTGATTTGATCTATATATTTTCTGACGGATATATTGACCAGTTTGGTGGTAAATCGGGTAAAAAATTCATGAGTAAAAATTTCAAAGAATTACTTTTAAATATCAATCAAAAACCGATAAAAGAACAACTGGAAATCCTTGACAATACAATTGAAGACTGGAAAAAAGATACCGAACAAATTGATGATATTCTCGTTATTGGTATTAGAATAAATTAA
- a CDS encoding methyltransferase domain-containing protein, which produces MKHIISIATRIIPRPFLHRISHLFLIIISPFYRGNNFEDPITGITYRKLLPYGRINSRKNALAPDSMSLERHRLLWLYLKNKTNFFADKLKFLHIAPEYCFIKRFRKLKNLEYITGDLFSPWADIKMDVHDIPFKDNEFDVIMCNHVLEHVEDDDKVMREFLRVLKPGGWGIFQVPIDWNNEKTYEDAAITSPKEREKHFGQKDHLRLYGLDFSERLTKAGFKVKKDEYVKKLNPELVKRYALPENEIIYLCVKP; this is translated from the coding sequence ATGAAACATATAATAAGTATTGCTACAAGAATAATTCCAAGACCTTTTTTGCACCGAATTAGTCATTTATTTCTTATAATTATTTCTCCCTTTTACAGAGGGAATAATTTTGAAGATCCAATAACAGGAATAACATACAGAAAACTATTACCTTATGGCAGAATAAATTCAAGAAAAAATGCTTTGGCTCCCGATTCAATGTCGCTTGAAAGACATCGTTTGTTATGGTTATATCTGAAAAACAAAACAAATTTTTTTGCCGATAAGTTAAAATTCTTACATATTGCACCTGAATACTGTTTTATAAAAAGATTCAGAAAATTGAAGAACCTTGAATATATTACAGGAGATTTATTTTCACCATGGGCTGATATAAAAATGGATGTTCATGATATTCCTTTCAAGGATAATGAATTTGATGTGATTATGTGTAATCATGTGTTAGAGCATGTTGAAGATGATGATAAAGTTATGAGAGAGTTTTTACGAGTTCTGAAACCCGGAGGATGGGGAATTTTTCAGGTACCAATTGACTGGAACAATGAAAAAACTTATGAAGATGCGGCAATTACTTCTCCAAAAGAAAGAGAGAAACATTTTGGACAAAAGGATCACTTAAGACTCTATGGTTTAGACTTTAGCGAAAGGTTAACTAAAGCAGGATTTAAGGTAAAAAAAGATGAATATGTTAAAAAATTAAATCCCGAATTGGTTAAAAGATATGCTTTGCCGGAAAATGAAATAATATATTTATGTGTAAAACCATAA
- a CDS encoding sigma-70 family RNA polymerase sigma factor gives MKNNTETIIDIEKLVKLYSKNIYNLAYRITGDRHDAEDAMQNTFLQIHQNLNKFRGESKLFTWIYRIALNESLKIKKKVVLDKKHFESVDADIEQFKNNIPSEIKQLQTDPEKEFIYKALMQEIKEGCHHFMLFRITEEQRIVFIFRILLGFTFKEISAILNISVNIIKSRFNRAKENLKRHVKDRCQWYNNKSSCTCEKCIGFALKMTPELVNIISEAANNSEYYKMAATSIKQNDDIETIFKKLPNLEYKTYPLKKL, from the coding sequence ATGAAAAACAATACAGAAACTATTATTGATATTGAAAAACTTGTTAAATTATATAGTAAAAACATTTACAATCTGGCTTATAGAATAACCGGCGACAGACATGATGCTGAAGATGCTATGCAAAATACTTTTTTGCAAATACACCAAAATTTGAATAAATTCAGGGGAGAAAGTAAACTTTTTACATGGATATACAGAATTGCTTTAAATGAAAGTTTAAAGATAAAAAAGAAAGTAGTTTTAGATAAAAAGCATTTTGAAAGTGTAGATGCAGATATTGAACAATTTAAAAACAATATTCCATCAGAAATAAAACAACTGCAAACCGACCCTGAAAAAGAGTTTATTTATAAGGCTTTAATGCAAGAAATAAAAGAAGGATGCCATCATTTTATGTTGTTTAGAATAACAGAAGAACAGCGCATAGTATTTATTTTCAGGATTCTTCTTGGTTTTACATTTAAGGAAATTTCAGCAATTTTAAATATCTCTGTAAATATTATTAAAAGCAGATTTAACAGGGCAAAAGAAAATTTGAAAAGGCATGTTAAAGACAGATGCCAATGGTACAACAACAAAAGTAGCTGTACTTGCGAAAAATGTATTGGTTTTGCACTAAAAATGACACCTGAACTTGTTAATATAATTAGCGAAGCTGCAAATAACTCAGAATATTATAAAATGGCAGCTACCAGTATTAAACAAAATGACGATATTGAAACAATATTTAAAAAGCTGCCGAATTTGGAATATAAAACTTATCCTTTAAAAAAATTGTAA